A single region of the Bacillus cereus genome encodes:
- a CDS encoding D-amino-acid transaminase, with protein sequence MGRKLAYEKFVLWNDAVIDTTKHSAYIELEERGLQFGDGVYEVIRLYKGNFHLLDPHITRLYRSMEEIELSLPFSKAELIILLYKLIESNNFHEDGTIYLQVSRGVQARTHAFSYDVPPTIYAYITKKERPALWIEYGVRAISEPDTRWLRCDIKSLNLLPNVLAATKAERKGCKEALFVRNGTVTEGSCSNFFLIKNGTLYTHPANHLILNGIIRQYVLSLAKTLRIPVQEELFSVRDVYQADECFFTGTTIEILPMTHLDGTAIQDGQVGPITKMLQKSFSQSLLQSNMSSS encoded by the coding sequence ATGGGACGAAAATTGGCATACGAAAAATTTGTACTATGGAATGATGCAGTTATTGATACAACAAAACATAGCGCGTACATAGAACTTGAAGAAAGAGGCTTGCAGTTTGGAGATGGTGTCTATGAGGTTATTCGCCTATATAAAGGGAACTTCCACTTATTAGATCCGCATATCACAAGGTTATATCGCTCCATGGAAGAAATAGAATTATCACTTCCTTTCTCAAAAGCAGAGCTTATTATCCTACTTTACAAACTAATTGAAAGTAATAATTTCCACGAAGATGGTACTATTTATTTGCAAGTATCTCGTGGTGTACAAGCCCGTACCCATGCATTCTCATATGACGTCCCTCCGACAATCTATGCCTATATTACAAAGAAGGAAAGACCAGCTTTATGGATTGAATATGGTGTACGTGCTATATCAGAACCAGATACGCGCTGGCTACGCTGTGATATCAAATCTTTAAATTTATTACCCAATGTATTAGCTGCTACGAAAGCTGAACGCAAAGGTTGTAAAGAAGCACTTTTCGTACGAAACGGTACTGTAACTGAGGGTAGCTGTTCTAATTTCTTTCTCATAAAAAATGGAACTCTTTACACACATCCAGCCAATCACCTTATTTTAAATGGTATTATTCGTCAATATGTCCTTTCCTTAGCGAAAACCCTTCGTATTCCTGTACAAGAAGAACTGTTCAGCGTTCGCGATGTTTATCAAGCAGATGAATGCTTCTTTACGGGAACGACTATTGAAATTTTACCGATGACCCACCTTGATGGAACTGCAATTCAAGATGGTCAAGTTGGCCCTATCACAAAAATGCTACAAAAATCCTTTTCTCAAAGCTTGTTACAATCCAATATGTCATCTTCTTAA
- a CDS encoding SH3 domain-containing protein, whose translation MKKYLAGLAAVSVAGGAAPTLDSVQAAPEQNTQKAATQTVQASSSNSSSYTVNASVLHVRAGSSTSHDIISRVYNGQTLNVIGEENGWFKINHNGQTGFVSGEFVSKNGEKTNNNVSTGGNNKVTADVLRVRTAPNTSSSVSGRVYEGQTLNVIGQENGWVKINHNGQVGYVSGEFVSGVSSNAGSSNNNQESVKPASGNYTVNVSSLRVRTGPSTSHTTIGSVKKGQVVQVVGEVQDWFKINYAGQTAYLSKDYVTKGGSNENVVQDNKQEQNDNLTVQTGGTYVVNATSLRVRTGPATYHSVIGGVLNGTTLNVVGSENGWFKVNYQGKTGYVSSEFVKFVKGGTTTPEQPKQPEQPKQPDQGAIGDYYINASALNVRSGEGTNYRIIGALPQGQKVQVISENSGWSKINYNGQTGYIGTRYLSKTPVGGAVDNKPNDNQNNNQNNNTNNNSGDSSSLLAYAKSMQGVPYVWGGTSANGVDCSGYIYHVFKKFGHNISRQSVAGYWSSLPQTSNPQPGDLIYFKDTYKKGPSHMGIYLGGGSFIQSGDKGVAIVSLNNSYWKSHFLGYTKAP comes from the coding sequence ATGAAAAAATACCTTGCCGGTCTTGCGGCAGTGTCTGTAGCAGGAGGAGCAGCACCTACACTTGATAGCGTTCAAGCTGCCCCTGAACAAAACACACAAAAAGCTGCTACACAAACTGTCCAAGCTTCCTCATCAAACAGCTCATCTTATACGGTGAATGCTAGCGTACTACATGTTCGTGCAGGATCAAGTACTTCTCACGACATCATCTCTCGCGTTTATAATGGTCAAACTTTAAACGTAATTGGAGAAGAAAATGGTTGGTTCAAAATTAACCATAATGGACAAACTGGCTTTGTTAGCGGTGAATTTGTATCAAAAAATGGGGAAAAAACAAATAACAATGTAAGTACAGGTGGAAACAATAAAGTTACTGCTGATGTATTACGTGTTCGCACAGCTCCTAACACTTCTAGTTCTGTTTCAGGACGTGTATATGAAGGACAAACATTAAACGTAATTGGCCAAGAAAATGGTTGGGTGAAAATCAACCATAATGGACAAGTTGGCTATGTAAGTGGCGAATTCGTATCTGGTGTTTCTTCTAATGCAGGTTCTTCAAACAACAATCAAGAATCTGTAAAACCAGCAAGTGGCAACTATACAGTAAACGTATCTTCCCTTCGCGTTCGTACAGGTCCTAGTACTTCTCATACAACTATAGGTTCTGTGAAAAAAGGACAAGTAGTACAAGTTGTAGGCGAAGTTCAAGACTGGTTCAAAATCAATTATGCAGGACAAACAGCTTACTTAAGCAAAGACTACGTAACAAAAGGCGGCTCTAACGAGAACGTCGTACAAGATAATAAACAAGAACAAAATGATAATTTAACAGTTCAAACTGGCGGTACTTACGTTGTTAACGCAACATCTTTACGTGTTCGTACAGGCCCTGCTACTTACCATAGTGTAATTGGCGGTGTTCTAAACGGTACAACATTAAACGTGGTTGGATCTGAAAACGGCTGGTTTAAAGTAAACTATCAAGGAAAAACAGGCTATGTTAGTAGCGAATTTGTAAAATTCGTTAAAGGTGGCACTACTACTCCTGAACAGCCGAAACAACCAGAACAACCAAAACAACCTGATCAAGGTGCAATTGGCGACTACTACATTAATGCTTCTGCACTAAACGTACGTAGCGGCGAAGGTACAAATTATAGAATCATAGGCGCACTTCCACAAGGGCAGAAGGTTCAAGTAATCTCTGAAAACTCTGGATGGAGCAAAATTAACTACAATGGTCAAACTGGTTATATCGGAACACGTTACCTATCTAAAACACCAGTTGGGGGCGCGGTAGATAATAAGCCTAACGACAACCAAAATAACAATCAAAACAATAATACAAACAATAATAGCGGTGACAGTTCTTCTCTACTTGCATACGCGAAATCTATGCAAGGCGTACCATACGTTTGGGGCGGTACTTCTGCTAATGGTGTTGACTGCAGTGGTTACATCTATCACGTATTTAAGAAATTTGGTCATAACATTAGCCGCCAAAGCGTTGCAGGATATTGGAGCAGCTTACCACAAACTTCAAATCCACAACCAGGTGACTTAATTTATTTCAAAGACACTTATAAAAAAGGTCCTTCTCACATGGGTATCTACCTTGGCGGCGGATCGTTTATCCAATCTGGAGATAAAGGTGTAGCAATCGTTTCATTAAACAACTCTTATTGGAAAAGCCATTTCTTAGGGTATACAAAAGCACCTTAA
- a CDS encoding NupC/NupG family nucleoside CNT transporter, which produces MNVLWGIGGVIGVLAIAFLLSSNRKAINWRTILIALALQMSFSFIVLRWDAGKAVLKHAADGVQGLINFSYEGIRFVAGDLVNAKGPWGFIFVIQALLPIVFISSLVAILYHFGIMQKFVSIVGGALSKLLGTSKAESLNSVTTVFLGQTEAPILIKPYLARLTNSEFFTIMVSGMTAVAGSVLVGYAAMGIPLEHLLAAAIMAAPSSLLIAKLIMPETEKVDNNVELSTEREDANVIDAAARGASEGMQLVINVAAMLMAFIALIALLNGLLGWVGSWFDIKLSLDLIFGYLLSPFAILIGVSPGEAIQAASFIGQKLAINEFVAYANLGPHMAEFSAKTNLILTFAICGFANFSSIAIQLGVTGTLAPTRRKQIAQLGIKAVIAGTLANFLNAAVAGMMFL; this is translated from the coding sequence ATGAATGTTTTATGGGGAATTGGCGGCGTGATTGGAGTATTAGCAATCGCTTTCTTATTATCTTCCAACCGCAAAGCTATTAATTGGCGCACAATTTTAATCGCGCTAGCATTACAAATGTCATTTTCATTTATCGTATTACGATGGGATGCTGGAAAAGCAGTTTTAAAACACGCTGCTGACGGTGTTCAAGGATTAATTAATTTTTCTTACGAGGGAATTAGGTTCGTTGCTGGGGATTTAGTCAACGCAAAAGGACCTTGGGGATTTATCTTCGTGATTCAAGCACTACTTCCAATTGTATTTATTAGTTCATTAGTTGCAATCTTATATCATTTCGGTATTATGCAGAAATTTGTTAGTATTGTTGGTGGCGCATTAAGTAAACTTCTTGGAACTTCGAAAGCAGAAAGTTTAAACTCAGTAACAACTGTATTTTTAGGACAAACTGAGGCACCAATTTTAATTAAACCATACTTAGCACGTTTAACTAACAGTGAATTCTTCACTATTATGGTAAGTGGTATGACAGCTGTTGCCGGATCAGTTCTTGTCGGCTATGCAGCAATGGGAATTCCGTTAGAACACTTATTAGCAGCAGCAATTATGGCAGCTCCATCAAGTTTACTAATTGCAAAACTAATTATGCCAGAAACAGAAAAAGTAGATAATAACGTTGAACTTTCTACAGAACGTGAAGACGCAAACGTTATCGATGCAGCTGCACGTGGTGCATCTGAAGGTATGCAACTTGTTATTAACGTAGCAGCAATGTTAATGGCTTTCATCGCATTAATCGCTTTATTAAATGGCTTATTAGGATGGGTTGGTTCTTGGTTCGATATTAAACTTAGCCTTGATTTAATCTTCGGTTACTTACTATCACCATTTGCAATCTTAATCGGGGTTTCACCGGGTGAAGCTATACAAGCAGCAAGCTTTATCGGTCAAAAACTTGCAATCAACGAATTCGTTGCATACGCAAACTTAGGACCTCACATGGCAGAGTTCTCTGCAAAAACAAATCTGATTTTAACATTCGCAATCTGTGGTTTTGCAAACTTCTCTTCTATCGCAATTCAATTAGGTGTAACAGGAACATTAGCTCCTACTCGCCGTAAACAAATTGCACAATTAGGGATTAAAGCAGTTATCGCTGGTACACTAGCGAACTTCTTAAACGCAGCAGTTGCAGGTATGATGTTCCTATAA
- a CDS encoding GGDEF domain-containing protein produces the protein MKDKSYKVLSMWILQILFYFTTVHVTKYEHALIFTIIYVIINVLFLFLADKTAFIFFILGTIISVFYLFYEAWLYLWSTSDQWEYIITHFLMAANFFLVYISTHLLKKVILKNRELTERVRVLEQYIGESKLLTRQEFERRQALLKTAMNRRNETGIIIFFDFTSFSKYTKESVMDRVASLLVDTVRTNFDLAAGYDSNTLVILLQNTNETGADIVMNRLQPKMEQWLAAEAIQDIKIKREQITTKGKTLL, from the coding sequence GTGAAAGATAAATCCTATAAAGTCCTTTCTATGTGGATTTTGCAAATTTTATTTTATTTTACTACTGTACATGTGACGAAATATGAGCACGCACTCATTTTTACAATTATATATGTCATCATAAATGTACTATTCCTATTTTTAGCTGATAAAACAGCATTTATTTTCTTTATACTGGGAACGATTATTTCAGTATTCTATTTATTTTATGAAGCGTGGCTTTACTTATGGAGTACATCAGATCAATGGGAATACATCATTACCCACTTCCTGATGGCAGCTAACTTCTTCCTTGTTTATATCTCAACCCACTTATTAAAGAAGGTTATCCTTAAAAATAGAGAGCTAACTGAGCGAGTGCGGGTGCTTGAGCAATACATTGGAGAATCCAAATTATTAACAAGACAAGAATTCGAAAGACGACAAGCATTATTAAAGACTGCGATGAATCGCCGCAATGAAACAGGCATTATTATTTTCTTTGATTTCACTTCCTTTAGTAAATATACGAAGGAAAGTGTCATGGATCGTGTAGCTTCATTATTAGTTGATACAGTAAGAACTAACTTTGACCTTGCTGCTGGATATGACAGCAACACATTAGTCATTTTATTACAAAACACAAATGAAACTGGTGCTGATATTGTAATGAACCGTCTACAACCAAAAATGGAGCAATGGCTTGCTGCTGAAGCAATTCAAGACATTAAAATAAAACGAGAACAAATCACGACAAAAGGAAAGACATTATTATGA
- a CDS encoding glycosyltransferase family 2 protein yields MMTLVILLLFLLFCVLVFWISITFSIKYVLIFTAFLFSGLLVYYSLLTLAGLIHRNSKRKDRTLEHYPSVDILIPAHNEGVVIKDTLEAMAKIEYPGKLNVYLLNDNSQDETPEIGDDFDKAYAHIHHIRVPPGEPKGKSRVLNYGLSISDGEYFCVYDADNQPEPHALRMLVEHAETIQDAVGAVGHVRTVNEKRNWLTRMISLEFQIFQLLMQSGRWLLFQTGSLTGTNMLLRRSTLEELGGYDPYAIAEDAELTLRITQKGYLLPIVPESITWEQEPEHLKILIKQRTRWLQGNLYILEKMFSSLSFFKGKLLVHSLQQVLVYVVFWLFLIISNVWFVIGLLGIFQIQYSIPLLFMWYVAYITYVSQLFSAQSVERTFTPTNIFISVIMYFTYAQLFTYLFIRSLILYLRAKSKKQVIGWDKTVRFKKEK; encoded by the coding sequence ATGATGACACTCGTCATACTCCTTTTATTCCTGCTGTTCTGCGTACTCGTATTTTGGATTAGCATCACATTTTCAATCAAATATGTACTTATTTTTACTGCCTTTCTATTCTCAGGCCTACTCGTTTACTACTCTCTCTTAACACTCGCGGGCTTAATTCATCGAAATAGTAAACGAAAAGATCGTACGCTAGAACATTATCCAAGTGTAGATATTTTAATACCTGCCCATAATGAAGGAGTTGTTATTAAAGATACATTAGAAGCAATGGCAAAGATTGAATACCCGGGTAAACTAAACGTTTATTTATTAAACGATAACTCTCAAGATGAAACACCTGAAATTGGCGATGATTTCGACAAAGCTTATGCTCATATTCATCACATTCGTGTACCACCTGGCGAACCGAAAGGAAAATCACGTGTATTAAACTACGGTCTTAGCATTTCAGATGGTGAATATTTCTGTGTTTACGATGCAGATAATCAACCTGAACCACATGCACTGCGAATGCTCGTAGAACATGCTGAAACCATCCAGGATGCCGTTGGTGCAGTTGGACACGTTCGTACAGTAAATGAAAAGAGAAATTGGCTTACACGAATGATTTCATTAGAATTTCAGATTTTCCAACTCCTGATGCAATCTGGACGCTGGCTATTATTCCAAACAGGCTCACTGACCGGAACAAACATGCTTCTTCGTCGTTCCACATTAGAAGAACTTGGCGGCTATGATCCTTATGCAATTGCAGAGGATGCCGAATTAACATTGAGAATTACGCAAAAAGGCTATCTCTTACCAATCGTCCCGGAATCGATTACATGGGAACAAGAACCTGAACATTTAAAAATTCTTATTAAACAGCGTACACGTTGGCTTCAAGGAAACTTATATATTTTAGAAAAAATGTTTTCTTCGCTAAGCTTCTTTAAAGGAAAGCTACTCGTCCATTCCTTACAGCAAGTTTTAGTATATGTCGTATTTTGGCTATTCTTAATCATTTCAAACGTTTGGTTTGTAATTGGACTGCTCGGGATATTCCAAATTCAATACAGCATTCCATTACTATTTATGTGGTATGTCGCATATATTACATACGTTTCTCAATTATTTAGTGCCCAGAGCGTCGAACGAACCTTTACACCAACCAACATTTTCATAAGCGTCATTATGTACTTTACGTACGCACAGCTCTTTACGTATTTGTTTATTCGCAGTCTCATTCTTTACTTACGTGCAAAGAGCAAGAAACAAGTAATTGGCTGGGATAAAACAGTACGATTTAAAAAGGAAAAATAA
- the opuD gene encoding glycine betaine transporter OpuD: MRKLTKTFIVSLTLCIAFTLWGIIPESIIGKGSLGNVTTAIQAALVSKFGWFYIISVSIFLGIAIFLIVSKYGSIRLGKDDDEPDYSYMTWFAMLFSAGMGIGLVFWGVAEPLNHLYTPPFGEGATEESARLALRFSFFHWGLHPWGLYALVALCIAYFTFRKGRASTISATVGPLFRGGEHGRIAHMFDVLAVFATVFGVATSLGLGAKQIAGGVSYLTSIPNTLTTQLVIIGIVTVLYMLSAQTGLDKGIKYLSNANIILAFALMIIVLFAGPTNFIMNYFTSTIGSYIQELPSMSFRLSPLNEGGNQWIQSWTIFYWAWWIAWSPFVGTFIARVSRGRTIREFVIGVLLVPTIIGALWFSVFGGTGIHMELFDGANIYDQIKEMGTEVGLFAMLDQMGGMGPALSVLAILLISTFFITSADSATFVLGMLTTHGSLNPPNRIKMVWGIVLAVIASTLLYVGGLEALQTASIIAAFPFVFVIFFMIAALFKELQKEGRTKKH; the protein is encoded by the coding sequence ATGAGGAAACTGACGAAAACATTTATTGTCTCATTAACATTATGTATTGCATTTACACTTTGGGGGATTATTCCCGAATCTATTATTGGAAAAGGTAGCTTAGGAAATGTAACGACTGCAATTCAAGCTGCGCTAGTTAGTAAGTTTGGTTGGTTCTATATTATTTCCGTTTCTATTTTCTTAGGAATTGCTATTTTCTTAATTGTTTCTAAGTACGGTTCGATTCGTTTAGGTAAAGATGACGATGAACCTGATTATAGTTATATGACATGGTTTGCTATGTTATTTAGTGCCGGCATGGGAATTGGTTTGGTTTTCTGGGGCGTTGCAGAACCGTTGAATCATTTATACACACCTCCGTTTGGAGAGGGTGCAACTGAAGAGAGTGCACGTCTTGCACTTCGTTTCTCATTTTTCCATTGGGGATTACATCCGTGGGGATTATATGCACTTGTAGCATTATGTATTGCGTACTTTACGTTTAGAAAAGGAAGGGCAAGTACAATTAGTGCGACAGTGGGTCCGCTATTTAGGGGCGGTGAACATGGCCGTATTGCCCATATGTTTGATGTGCTAGCTGTATTTGCGACAGTATTTGGTGTGGCAACATCATTAGGACTCGGTGCAAAGCAAATTGCGGGTGGCGTTAGTTATTTAACATCCATTCCGAACACATTAACGACACAGTTAGTAATTATCGGAATTGTAACTGTTCTTTATATGCTATCTGCACAAACGGGACTCGATAAAGGAATTAAATATTTAAGTAATGCGAATATTATTTTAGCGTTTGCACTTATGATAATTGTATTATTTGCAGGTCCGACAAACTTTATTATGAATTATTTCACTTCAACAATCGGTTCATACATTCAAGAATTGCCAAGTATGAGTTTCCGTTTAAGTCCATTAAATGAAGGTGGAAATCAATGGATTCAGTCATGGACAATTTTCTACTGGGCATGGTGGATTGCATGGTCACCATTCGTAGGGACGTTCATTGCTCGTGTGTCACGTGGACGTACAATTCGTGAGTTTGTCATCGGTGTGTTACTCGTACCAACAATCATCGGTGCACTTTGGTTCTCTGTTTTCGGAGGAACGGGTATTCACATGGAATTGTTCGATGGAGCGAATATATATGACCAAATTAAAGAAATGGGTACAGAAGTAGGATTGTTTGCTATGTTAGACCAAATGGGCGGCATGGGGCCAGCTTTATCTGTCCTAGCTATTTTACTTATTTCAACATTCTTTATTACATCGGCAGATTCTGCTACGTTTGTTCTAGGGATGTTAACGACACATGGTAGTTTAAACCCACCAAATCGTATTAAAATGGTTTGGGGTATTGTTTTAGCAGTAATAGCTTCGACCTTATTGTATGTTGGTGGATTAGAGGCGTTGCAAACTGCGTCGATTATTGCGGCATTCCCATTTGTATTTGTTATTTTCTTTATGATTGCAGCGTTGTTTAAAGAACTGCAAAAAGAAGGGCGTACAAAGAAACATTAA
- a CDS encoding cell wall-binding protein EntA: protein MKKLIGIATAAVFGLGIFTSSANAETVVTTDVLNVRENPTTESKVVGKLLNGHKLDVQNTENGWSQIKLDGKDAFVSTEFTKSSYYVTANVLNVRAEANTNSEILGTLKKDDMIETTNQVQNEWLQFEYNGKTAYVHVPFLTGTAPVIEKQETPAPAKAAAAAPAQAQAPAPVKTATKPAVKAAETSEPSGGRELTVVATAYTAHPSENGGTYGGRVLTAMGHDLTANPNMKMIAVDPKVIPLGSKVWVEGYGEAIAGDTGGAIKGNRIDILLGSDSAAQKWGRKTVKVKILK from the coding sequence ATGAAAAAATTAATTGGTATAGCAACAGCAGCAGTTTTTGGTCTTGGGATTTTCACTTCATCTGCCAATGCAGAAACTGTTGTAACAACAGACGTACTAAACGTACGAGAAAACCCTACTACTGAATCAAAAGTTGTCGGTAAATTACTAAATGGTCATAAATTAGATGTTCAAAATACAGAAAACGGATGGTCACAAATCAAATTAGATGGTAAAGACGCATTCGTAAGTACAGAGTTTACAAAAAGCTCTTACTATGTAACAGCTAACGTATTAAATGTACGTGCTGAAGCGAACACAAACTCAGAAATTCTTGGAACGCTTAAGAAAGACGATATGATCGAAACAACGAACCAAGTACAAAATGAGTGGTTACAATTTGAATATAACGGGAAAACAGCTTACGTTCATGTTCCTTTCTTAACAGGTACAGCACCTGTTATTGAGAAACAAGAAACGCCTGCTCCTGCTAAAGCTGCAGCTGCAGCACCAGCTCAAGCTCAAGCACCTGCACCAGTAAAAACGGCTACTAAGCCTGCTGTGAAAGCTGCTGAAACTAGCGAACCATCTGGTGGTCGTGAGTTAACAGTTGTAGCTACAGCATATACAGCTCATCCGAGCGAAAACGGTGGCACATACGGCGGCCGTGTATTAACTGCAATGGGTCATGACCTAACAGCGAACCCAAACATGAAAATGATCGCTGTTGACCCGAAAGTAATCCCATTAGGATCTAAAGTATGGGTAGAGGGTTATGGAGAAGCTATCGCTGGTGATACTGGCGGTGCAATTAAAGGTAACCGTATCGACATTCTACTTGGATCAGATAGCGCTGCTCAAAAATGGGGACGCAAAACTGTTAAAGTGAAAATTTTAAAATAA
- a CDS encoding DUF3910 family protein, protein MNLQAKVDWVGTPKPYIYKDETTYDATSIDFSLTNDDNRYKLIVLKSEKNTHYKIVQYGIKPGSQKPFPIDVPFKQNMLPIIEQILQDPYVQAILKEARF, encoded by the coding sequence ATGAATTTACAAGCAAAAGTAGACTGGGTCGGTACACCAAAACCGTACATATATAAAGATGAAACAACATATGACGCTACTTCTATTGATTTTTCACTCACAAACGATGACAATCGCTATAAGTTGATTGTGCTCAAGTCTGAAAAGAATACACATTACAAAATTGTGCAATATGGAATCAAACCAGGCTCTCAAAAGCCGTTTCCTATCGACGTTCCATTCAAACAAAACATGTTACCAATTATAGAACAAATATTACAAGATCCATATGTACAAGCGATATTAAAAGAAGCTCGCTTCTAA
- a CDS encoding zinc ribbon domain-containing protein, giving the protein MKFCGTCKNQVADHLNFCPECGSKIEEIADQTASSHSEMRREKRQVKSKKNMFLLIGFVIVVAILFGTYKFGASKFSKEKQVNAMIEAFQKKDVNAIDEFLKVDDPSLKVKTEDIKAYIRYLKDNPSYNKALLSYLQKETVNQKLASDNASFKDGQIIEDGKEWFLYPKYKFSMKSYYMSVSTTAKNAEIYVNDKKEAELSSDKTSKELGPYFPGAYVVKAKAKTELAELETEKEVDLADEKNGTVEVNLSLEGNYVTISSDESEANVFVNGKKRGKLSYGSYKLGPVPTDETVEVHLEKNTDFGVIKSESIKVGDQSTYYLRFPKEASSSAVGDFVQNHIYNNVRAIALNDFSLIENDYDKSGKSYKEDRDYLQYLHKKGITEDLLTMEIRNVERQSATKYKVTTYEEYHIRYGDGSIKFKSFNNDHIVTVNGNGKILYHSLGANNTLKSEEVSGPTR; this is encoded by the coding sequence TTGAAGTTTTGTGGAACTTGTAAAAATCAGGTTGCAGACCATTTGAACTTTTGTCCTGAGTGTGGAAGTAAAATAGAAGAAATTGCTGATCAAACAGCTTCTTCTCATTCAGAAATGCGGAGAGAAAAAAGGCAAGTGAAAAGTAAGAAAAACATGTTTTTACTTATAGGTTTTGTCATTGTTGTTGCTATTTTGTTTGGTACATATAAATTCGGTGCAAGTAAGTTTTCGAAGGAAAAGCAAGTAAATGCAATGATCGAAGCATTCCAAAAGAAAGATGTGAATGCAATCGATGAGTTTTTGAAAGTAGACGATCCAAGCTTAAAAGTGAAGACAGAAGATATTAAAGCTTACATACGTTATTTAAAGGATAATCCTTCGTACAATAAAGCATTACTGTCTTATTTACAAAAAGAAACAGTAAATCAAAAGTTAGCAAGTGATAATGCATCTTTTAAAGATGGGCAAATTATAGAAGATGGGAAAGAGTGGTTCTTATATCCGAAGTATAAGTTCAGCATGAAATCTTATTACATGAGTGTTAGCACAACTGCAAAGAATGCTGAAATATATGTGAATGATAAAAAAGAAGCAGAGCTTTCTAGTGATAAAACCTCAAAAGAATTAGGTCCATACTTCCCAGGTGCTTATGTTGTAAAGGCGAAGGCGAAGACAGAACTTGCTGAATTAGAGACAGAAAAAGAAGTAGATCTAGCAGATGAAAAGAATGGGACAGTGGAAGTGAATTTGTCACTTGAAGGAAATTATGTAACCATTTCTTCCGATGAAAGCGAAGCAAATGTTTTTGTTAATGGTAAGAAACGTGGGAAATTAAGTTACGGTAGCTATAAACTTGGTCCTGTACCGACAGATGAAACGGTAGAAGTACATTTAGAGAAAAACACTGATTTTGGTGTCATTAAATCTGAAAGCATCAAAGTTGGAGACCAAAGCACATATTATTTAAGGTTCCCGAAAGAAGCTTCAAGCTCAGCAGTTGGTGACTTTGTACAAAATCATATTTATAATAACGTGCGTGCAATTGCATTAAATGATTTTAGCTTAATTGAAAATGATTATGATAAGAGCGGTAAATCGTATAAGGAAGACCGTGATTACTTGCAATATCTACACAAAAAAGGAATTACAGAAGATTTATTAACAATGGAAATTCGTAATGTAGAGCGTCAAAGTGCTACGAAATATAAAGTAACGACATATGAAGAGTACCATATTCGTTACGGTGATGGCTCTATTAAATTTAAGAGCTTTAATAATGACCATATTGTAACGGTTAATGGGAATGGCAAGATATTGTATCATTCTCTTGGTGCAAATAATACGTTGAAATCAGAAGAAGTATCTGGTCCGACTCGTTAA